The window CGTGGAGACGGATTATAAAATAAGTTGTGGTGACGCCGAGGCGGGCCGATTCCGGCCGCGGTTCGGGGTCGACGAGGACGGCAGAGAGTAGGAGTCGCGGCGTCGTCGCCGGGGGTTCCGATGAGCGGGCGGTCCAGCGATTCATAATGATTACTCTCGGCTCTTACCGCCGAGCGCCGCAAACGGGGGTGGCGCTCGGTGGTGAAAAGTGAGAGTAAGCATTATCAGTCGACCCGGACCGCGAGCACGGAGAGGTCCGAGAACGGCGACTCGTCGTCCGCCGAGTCCGCCGCACGCGCTCCGAGCGCGCCCAGTGTCGTCCGCGTGATCGACTCGTCGGGGTGGGTCAACCGCTCGAGGACGAGCGCGTCGAGCGAGGGCGACGCGCCCGATTCGAGCAGGTCGGCCGCGACGTCCTCCGGCATCCAGTCGTAGGGGCGCGGGAGCACGAGGAGGTGCCGCCGCCCGACGGCACTGCGGAGTCGTCGCAGCCCGTCCGTGATGTCCCCGCTCCTGTGCAGCGTCACGAAGACGGTATCTTCCATCGGCGTCCGCGCTCGGCTGGCGGCCACCTGGAGCGACGAGACCCCCGGAACCACCCGAACCGGCGGCCCGACGGCCTCCTGGACCTTCCCGACGAACTGATACCCCGAGTGGTTCGGATCGCCCATCAGGACCGCCGTCCCGCGTTCGCCGTCGGCGACGCGGTCGGCGAACGCCGACAGCGTCTCGCCCTCGTCGCGGTAGCCGCAGGCGAGCAGGTCGGCGTCCGTCTTCGCCTCGACGAACCCCACGACCGTCTCGAAGCCGACGACGAGGTCGGCCTCGCGGATCGCCCGCTCGGCTCTCGGCGTCAGATACGCCGGGTTCCCCGGTCCGATCCCGACGGCGTCCACCGGGTTTTCCCGCTCGTCCGGTTCCGACTCCGGTTCCGCGGCCGCGAGCGCCGCCGGGTCGGGGCCCTCGTCCAGGTCGTAGTCGTCGCTCACGGGAGTTCGACCTCGCCGCTCCGGACGTCGCTCGCGACGTGGACGAGTTCGTTCGTCAGGCCCGCCGCCAGTCCGCTCCCGCCGCGGCGACCGACGTTCGTGACCGCCGGGACGCCGCGGGCCGCCGCGACCTCTCGGAGGCGCTCGCGGCTCTCGGCGGCCTTGACGAACCCGACCGGCGTGGCGACCACGACGGCGGGCCGCGTCCCGTCTTCGATGCAGTCCGCCAGCGCGAGCGCCGCGGTCGGCGCGTTGCCGACGACGGCGACGGCGTCGTCGTAGACGCCCTCGCGGTCGAGTTCGAGGACGGACGCCGCCGTCCGCGTCATCCCGGTCCGCTTCGCCAGTTCGCTCCCGTTTCCGATGGCCTTCCGCACGGGGCAGTCGTGCCCGCGCCCCGTGATTCCCGCCTTCACCATCGTGATGTCGGTGACGATCGGCCGCTCGTCGAGGACCGCCCGAGCGCCGGCGACGACCGGTTCGTCCTCGGTGTCGCCGGTGAACCGCACGAGGTGCTGGAACTCCGGATCGCCGGTCGCGTGGACGCTCTTCTGCCGAATCCGATCCGCGAGGGTCTCGTCGGGCACGAGTTCGCGCACGCGGTCCATACTCGTCTCTGCGATCTCCATCGCGCTCTCGGTGGTCGCGCCGAGGTCGGCGTACTCGTCGACGCCGTCGGCCTCGGCTCCGGTGACGCCATCCGTGCTACCGTCTTCAGTCGTCATCGCTCGACACCTCCGGGGCGGCCGCGCTTCCGGCCCGCGCTTCGAGGTCGCCGTCGACGCGGAGGTTGAGATCCCGGAGGCGGTCGGCCGTCGCCTCGTCGGCGTCCCACAGCCCGCGGTTGATCGCCTCTAAGAGCGTATCGGTGATGCTCTCCAGCGCCCACGGGTTCACCTCTCGCATCCACTCCTGTCGACCTTCATCGAAGGCGTACTTCTCGGCGACGTCGCCCCAGAGCGTGTCGCTCACGACGCCGGTGGTCGCGTCCCAGCCGAGGACGACGTCGACCGTCGTGGACAGGTCGCCGGCGCCCTTGTAGTCGTGTTCCTCCATACTGTCGAGCCAGTCGGGGTTGAGCACGCGGGCGCGCATCGCCTTCCGGACCTTCTCCTCGTTCGTGTAGACGGAGACGTCGTCCGGGTCGCTGGAGTCGCCGACGTAGGAGGCCGGCTCCTCGCCCGAGATCTCCGAGACAGCGGTGATGAAGCCACCGTGGAACGCGTACCAGTCGGAGCTGTCGAACTCGTCCTGCTCGGCGGTGTCCTCGATCTTGACCGTGGCGTCGACGCTGTCCAGCCGGCGCTCGAAGGCGTCGTGGGCCTCCGCGACGCGGCCGCGACTCCCCAGGGCGTACCCGCCCCACTGGACGTACACCTCGGCCAAGTCGGATCGGTCCTCCCAGTTCCCCTCGTCGACGGCCTTGTTCGTGCCCGCGCCGTACCCGCCGGGTCGGGTCGTGAACACGCGGTGTTTAGCAGCTTTCTCAGGATCGTCGACGCCTTGCGCGTCGAGTTCCTCGGTCTCCTCTTCGACGTGCTTCTTCACGTAGTTCATCTCGTATGGCTCGTCGAGCTCGCAGACCGCGTCGACGGCGTCGTGAACGACGCTCGCGGCCTGCGGGAACGCGTCGCGGAACAGCCCCGAGACGCGGGTCGTGACGTCGATCCGGGGTCGGCCGAGTTCTTCCAGCGGGATCGGCGAGACGTCGTCGACGCGGCCGGCGTCGGTCCACTCGGGTTCGACGCCCATCAGCGCGAGCACCTGCGCGACCGTCTCGCCGCGGGTCCGCACGGTCGGCGTCCCCCACGCGACGACGCCGATCTCCTCGGGGTACGCGCCGTGCTCGTTGGCGTGGCGTTCGGCGGTGCCCTCCGCGACCTCGCGGCCGACGCGCCAGGCGCTCTTCGCGGGGATCTTTCGGGGGTCGAGCGTGTAGAAGTTCCGAGCGGTCGGCAGCAGGTCGACCCCGCCGCGCGTCGGCGCGCCGCTCCCGCCGGGCGGCACGTACTCGCCGGCCAGCGCCTCGGCGGTTCGCGGGATCTCCTCGGACGCACCGCGGACGCGCGGGGCCACCTCCTCGCAGACGAAGTTCAGGGCCGCCCGGAGGTCCTCGTGCGCGCCCGACTGCACCCGCGCGTCCCCGAGCGGGTCGATATCGACGACCAGCAGGTTCATATTCGTCTCGTCGTCCGGCCCGGCGTCGACCTCCGAGGCCGGCGGGTCGAAGTCGTGTTCGGCGAGGGTTTCGACGAGGTCGAGGCTCGTCTCGTACACCTCGTCCGCGGCCTCCGAGAGCGTCATCCCGAGCTCCTCGTCGTAGTGTCCCGGCTCGTCGAGCATCCGCTCGTAGTCGACGCCGAGCACGCCCGCGACGCTTTCCCGAAGGCTCGGGCCGCCGGGGTTCTCCAGTCTGGTGAGCGCGACCAGATACTCGGTCAGTCGCTCCCCCTCGGGCGGTTCGCCCATCGTGTGCAGCCCCATCCGGATCTGGGTCGTCTTCACGTCCGTGAGGTACGCGTGGACGCGCTCGACGAGGTCGTCGACGTCCACGTCGTCGCCGTCGACCGCGCCCTCGGCGAGCGTGGATCCGGCTTCGTCGGGACCGCGAACGTCCGCTTTCTCGTCGACGTCGCCCGCGATGCCTAACTCCACCGCGAGGTCGAGTTCGTCCACCTTCTCTCGGAGCTGCCGTTCGAGGCCCTCGCCGTCGTCGCTTCGGGCGTCCTCCATCCCGGCCTCGCGGTACTGATCGGCGAGCTCCTCCAGCTCGGACAGCTCGTCGTACGTTCCGGCGTTGCGCATCACCGGCGTGAGGTAGTCGACGATCGCGGCGTAGGAGCGCCGCTTCGCCTGCGTGCCCTCTCCGGGGTTGTTGACGATGTAGGGGTAGACGTTCGGGAGGTCGTCGATCAGCTGGTCGGGGGCGCTCTCGCCGTCCAGCCCGACCGTCTTGCCGGGGAGCCACTCCAGGCTGCCGTGGGTGCCGAGGTGGACGACGGCGTCGGCCTCGAAGGCGTTCCGCAGCCAGCCGTAGAACGCCACGTAGTCGTGGGGCGGCTGGAGGTCCGAGTCGTGGTACACCTTCGAGGGGTCCATCCCGAAGCCGCGCGGCGGCTGGACGGTGACGAGGACGTTCCCGAACTCGACGCCCGGGATCGCGAAGGGCCGGTCGGGGGCCTCGCCCCACTCGTCGCGGACGTTCTCCCGGAAGCGCTCGTCCAGATCGTCGAACCACTCGCGGTACTGCTCGGGGGAGACGATGTCGACGCTCAGGTCGCGGACGTCCTCGGGGGCGACCCAGCGGTCGTCGAGGGTGAGCTGGTCGGTGAGCCGCTCGACGAGCGCCTGGCCGCTGTCGGGGAGCGACGGCGACGCGTCGCTGCCGTCGCCCCCGCCGAGGTCGTACCCCCGTGCACCGAGTTCTTCCAGGAGGTTGACCGTGCTCTCGGGGCTGTCGAGGCCGAAGGCGGTGCCGATCCCGTCGTCGCTCGGCGGGTAGTTGTGCAGGACGACCGCGACGTCCTTCTCCCCGTTCGGGACGTGTCGCAACCGCGCCCAGTTGACCGCCAGCCGCGCGGCGTGGTCGACCCGGTCGTCGATCGGGAAGTGCTGCTTCGGGGCGCTCCCGATGCCCGCCTCGTCGTCGGTGCGCTCCTTCCCGCTGATCGGGTGGGTGACGACGTTGCCGTCGAACTCCGGGAGCGCGACCGAGAGGGCGAGCTCGAAGCCCATCACGCCCGTGTCGCTCGACGCGTATCGAGAGCGAGAGCGCATCGTCGTGACGGTCTGGACCACCGGGACGCCCAGCCTGTCGAGGAAGACGTCCTCCGCGCTCTCGCCCTCGTCGTCGGCCGCGCGCCCCCGCTCGTCCATCGACAGCGAGAACATGAAGGAGGAGAGGACGGCGTCGACGACGGGGTCGCCGTCGTCGAGGAGCCACTCCTCCGTCACCCGCTCGGCGTCCCACTGCTCGTCGGTGTCGGTCGCCGGGTTACAGAAGATCGGCAGCGCGTCCGCGCCCTGGGCCTCGACGGCGCGAACCTGGGCGTCGACGTAACGCGTGTTCTCGTGGGTCCAGTGGGACTCGTAGAACCAGACCGCGACGGTCGGCGTCGACGGGTCGAGTTCGGCCGCCAGTTCCTCGTAAGATGCGCCCGGATAGTCCGGGTGGTAGACGCCCTCGGTCGGGAGCGTCACGGGGTCGTCGTACTCGCGGTCGATCCCGCCGTCCTCGCCATCGACCTCGCCGTACTCGTCGGCGAGGAAGCGGAGGCAGTTCGCGACGTTGACGGTCCCGCCGCGTTCCAGGTACTCGTAGACGCGGTCGCGGTCTTCCGCGGCGACGGACGTGTCTTCGAGCGCGTAGGCGTCACCGGTCGATTTGACCACGAGCGGCACGCCGGCGTCGTTCAGCCGCTCGACGGCGTGGTCGTATCCCGGCATACTGTCCTCAGCGCCGTGGAGCCAGAAGACCGCCGCCGTCGCGTCGTCGATCTCGTCGAGGAACGCGTCGACGTCGGTCCCGTCGTCGAGGTCGCTCTCCGAGCGGACGACCAGATCGACGTCCGTCCGGGTCGCGGCGCGCTGGACGGCCCCGAGCTCGTTTTCGGTCGCGGTGTACAGGCCGATTGTTGGCATAACGTTGTTAAACCTCTATTGCGCTAATTCAACTATGATTGAATACGACGGACGCAAAAAAGCTTCGCACGGCCGGGAGTCGAGGCCCTCGTTCTCCCGTATCGTCGGGCAGGAGGAACTCAAGCGAGCTTTACTCGCCGTCGCGGCGAACGACGGTCTGGACGGTCTCCTGATACGGGGCGAGAAGGGGACGGCGAAATCGACGGCGGTGCGGGCGCTGACGGAGCTGCTGCCGAAACAGGACGCTGTCGCTGACTGTCCGTACGGCTGTCCGCCCGACGCCCCCGAGCGGCAGTGCGAACGCTGCCGCGAGCGGCCGGATCCGCCGCGGACCGAGCGGCCGGTCCCGCTCGTGACGCTCCCGCTGGGTGCGACCCGCGAACGGGTCGTCGGGACGCTCTCGGTGTCGGACGCCCTCGAGGGTGAGCACGAGTTCGATCCCGGCCTACTCGCCCGCGCGAACCGCGGCATCCTCTACGTCGACGAGGTGAACCTCCTCGACGACCACCTCGTCGACGTGCTGCTGGACGCGGCGGCGAGCGGGGTCAACCGGGTCGAGCGCGACGGCGTCAGCGTCACCCACCCGGCCGAGTTCACGCTCGTCGGCACGATGAACCCCGAGGAGGGCGACCTCCGTCCGCAGTTGCGGGACCGCTTCGCGCTCCAGGCGACGGTGACGGCCTGCGAGGACGTGGATCGACGGGTCGACATCATCGACCGTGCGATCGGCCGCGATACGGGGGATACGACGTCAAGCACCGAAACCGACGGCGAAGCGGGTCGCCGAGACCAGCTCCGAACGGCCCGCGAACTCCTCCCGGAAGTCGACCTCTCGACCGAATTCAAACGGGAGATCGCGGAGCTGTGCCGCGACTCGGGGGCGGAGGGACACCGC is drawn from Halobellus limi and contains these coding sequences:
- a CDS encoding precorrin-8X methylmutase, with translation MTTEDGSTDGVTGAEADGVDEYADLGATTESAMEIAETSMDRVRELVPDETLADRIRQKSVHATGDPEFQHLVRFTGDTEDEPVVAGARAVLDERPIVTDITMVKAGITGRGHDCPVRKAIGNGSELAKRTGMTRTAASVLELDREGVYDDAVAVVGNAPTAALALADCIEDGTRPAVVVATPVGFVKAAESRERLREVAAARGVPAVTNVGRRGGSGLAAGLTNELVHVASDVRSGEVELP
- the cobN gene encoding cobaltochelatase subunit CobN, giving the protein MPTIGLYTATENELGAVQRAATRTDVDLVVRSESDLDDGTDVDAFLDEIDDATAAVFWLHGAEDSMPGYDHAVERLNDAGVPLVVKSTGDAYALEDTSVAAEDRDRVYEYLERGGTVNVANCLRFLADEYGEVDGEDGGIDREYDDPVTLPTEGVYHPDYPGASYEELAAELDPSTPTVAVWFYESHWTHENTRYVDAQVRAVEAQGADALPIFCNPATDTDEQWDAERVTEEWLLDDGDPVVDAVLSSFMFSLSMDERGRAADDEGESAEDVFLDRLGVPVVQTVTTMRSRSRYASSDTGVMGFELALSVALPEFDGNVVTHPISGKERTDDEAGIGSAPKQHFPIDDRVDHAARLAVNWARLRHVPNGEKDVAVVLHNYPPSDDGIGTAFGLDSPESTVNLLEELGARGYDLGGGDGSDASPSLPDSGQALVERLTDQLTLDDRWVAPEDVRDLSVDIVSPEQYREWFDDLDERFRENVRDEWGEAPDRPFAIPGVEFGNVLVTVQPPRGFGMDPSKVYHDSDLQPPHDYVAFYGWLRNAFEADAVVHLGTHGSLEWLPGKTVGLDGESAPDQLIDDLPNVYPYIVNNPGEGTQAKRRSYAAIVDYLTPVMRNAGTYDELSELEELADQYREAGMEDARSDDGEGLERQLREKVDELDLAVELGIAGDVDEKADVRGPDEAGSTLAEGAVDGDDVDVDDLVERVHAYLTDVKTTQIRMGLHTMGEPPEGERLTEYLVALTRLENPGGPSLRESVAGVLGVDYERMLDEPGHYDEELGMTLSEAADEVYETSLDLVETLAEHDFDPPASEVDAGPDDETNMNLLVVDIDPLGDARVQSGAHEDLRAALNFVCEEVAPRVRGASEEIPRTAEALAGEYVPPGGSGAPTRGGVDLLPTARNFYTLDPRKIPAKSAWRVGREVAEGTAERHANEHGAYPEEIGVVAWGTPTVRTRGETVAQVLALMGVEPEWTDAGRVDDVSPIPLEELGRPRIDVTTRVSGLFRDAFPQAASVVHDAVDAVCELDEPYEMNYVKKHVEEETEELDAQGVDDPEKAAKHRVFTTRPGGYGAGTNKAVDEGNWEDRSDLAEVYVQWGGYALGSRGRVAEAHDAFERRLDSVDATVKIEDTAEQDEFDSSDWYAFHGGFITAVSEISGEEPASYVGDSSDPDDVSVYTNEEKVRKAMRARVLNPDWLDSMEEHDYKGAGDLSTTVDVVLGWDATTGVVSDTLWGDVAEKYAFDEGRQEWMREVNPWALESITDTLLEAINRGLWDADEATADRLRDLNLRVDGDLEARAGSAAAPEVSSDDD
- a CDS encoding cobalt-precorrin-7 (C(5))-methyltransferase, producing MSDDYDLDEGPDPAALAAAEPESEPDERENPVDAVGIGPGNPAYLTPRAERAIREADLVVGFETVVGFVEAKTDADLLACGYRDEGETLSAFADRVADGERGTAVLMGDPNHSGYQFVGKVQEAVGPPVRVVPGVSSLQVAASRARTPMEDTVFVTLHRSGDITDGLRRLRSAVGRRHLLVLPRPYDWMPEDVAADLLESGASPSLDALVLERLTHPDESITRTTLGALGARAADSADDESPFSDLSVLAVRVD